The following are from one region of the Magallana gigas chromosome 4, xbMagGiga1.1, whole genome shotgun sequence genome:
- the LOC117683127 gene encoding scavenger receptor class F member 1-like gives MSSTFSNFTSSNKAVDGQKTDLSYSGGQCAISKHGYKTVEWRVDLENLSSISNITIYFRTENSPWGCFRGQYGENCTEKCRENCVNDTCDINSGTCFECDVGYREPHCDLECDSGMYGPGCSLTCGVCINNTQCHHINGSCLQGCGPGFYGRKCDEGCPFGKYGINCQYNCSAACKSLYNCSRTTGECVDGCQPGWKEFHCDQKCDNRTFGPGCGHKCGECINITQCNNINGICEFGCAPGFLGVTCNEKCPFGKYGNSCADNCSRTCSTPRRKDWKLYRWMSDGLERRAM, from the exons ATGTCTAGTACCTTCAGTAATTTTACCAGCTCAAATAAAGCCGTGGACGGTCAGAAAACAGATTTGTCATACAGTGGGGGTCAGTGTGCCATATCAAAACATGGATATAAAACAGTTGAATGGAGGGTGGACCTCGAGAATCTCAGCAGCATCAGTAACATTACAATCTACTTTAGGACGGAGAATTCACCATGGG GATGCTTTCGAGGACAATACGGGGAAAATTGCACAGAAAAATGCCGTGAGAACTGTGTAAATGATACTTGTGATATTAATTCAGGAACGTGTTTCGAGTGTGATGTTGGCTATAGAGAGCCTCATTGTGATTTAG AGTGTGACAGTGGCATGTACGGACCAGGGTGTAGTCTGACCTGCGGAGTCTGTATCAACAACACACAGTGTCACCACATCAACGGGAGCTGTCTACAGGGGTGTGGTCCGGGATTTTATGGTCGAAAGTGTGATGAAG GATGTCCTTTTGGTAAATATGGAATCAATTGTCAATATAACTGTAGTGCAGCCTGTAAATCACTATACAACTGTAGCAGAACCACAGGGGAGTGTGTGGACGGGTGTCAGCCTGGATGGAAAGAATTTCATTGTGATCAGA agTGTGACAATAGAACATTTGGACCAGGATGTGGTCATAAATGTGGAGAATGCATCAATATTACTCAATGTAACAACATCAATGGGATCTGTGAATTTGGATGTGCACCTGGATTCTTGGGTGTGACATGTAACGAAA AATGTCCATTTGGAAAATATGGTAACAGCTGTGCAGATAACTGCAGCAGGACTTGTAGTACACCGCGAAGGAAGGACTGGAAATTGTATAGGTGGATGTCAGATGGGTTGGAAAGGCGTGCAATGTGA
- the LOC105340182 gene encoding multiple epidermal growth factor-like domains protein 11 → MKTDEQLYYRGDGRTFGLNCSQTCGACINNSQCHHVSGMCPWGCDNGFQGISCNEEYFKRGGSCDKNEKCIIDLGISIAISIFIVILGTSLNIAFWRRNSNRLNSKLSQKTTVNGDSGNPGINYESTYTELGAVTSKQNTYDDIHHYS, encoded by the exons atgaaaaccGATGAGCAATTATATTACAGAGGTGACGGTAGGACGTTTGGATTGAATTGTAGTCAGACATGTGGGGCGTGTATCAACAACTCACAATGTCACCACGTCAGTGGTATGTGTCCTTGGGGATGTGATAATGGGTTCCAAGGCATTAGTTGCAATGAAG AATATTTTAAACGTGGAGGTTCATGCGACAAAAACGAAAAGTGTATCATCGATTTGGGTATTTCCATTGCAATTTCTATATTTATTGTCATTCTTGGAACTAGCCTAAATATTGCATTCTGGAGAAGGAATTCGAATCGGC TCAACAGTAAACTATCGCAGAAAACCACCGTGAATGGCGATTCAG GTAATCCGGGCATCAACTATGA ATCTACCTACACTGAACTCGGAGCAGTGACCAGCAAGCAAAACACATACGATGACATTCATCACTACTCTTAA